One window from the genome of Salvia splendens isolate huo1 chromosome 9, SspV2, whole genome shotgun sequence encodes:
- the LOC121747471 gene encoding nuclear transcription factor Y subunit A-2-like isoform X1, translating into MHTIFFKENEGIFQDPHEIPLWSVVGSPPPPKVLSLAGKNLQLGVAKESDEDRRVLAKEDSTHFTVFPVQDASMEHEGQFKIGFGQPLICAQYPYNAEQSYGIYLAQIEGSRVMLPSNVAIEGGPIFVNAKQYNAIMRRRRCRAKAESKNQEMKTRKPYMHLSRHLHAVRRHRGVGGRFLSAKGSNTEEKNNQAKHEQPQSTESQMSEVLESDGGHRSTKANSGSEVTSYLHHFEFDLLQPSFPPYMASNYLKV; encoded by the exons ATGCACACAATATTCTTCAAAGAAAATGAAGGGATTTTCCAAGATCCACATGAGATTCCTCTTTGGAGTGTGGTGGgatctccgccgccgccgaagGTGCTGTCTCTGGCCGGAAAGAATCTTCAGTTAGGTGTGGCTAAGGAATCTGATGAAGATCGGCGAGTTCTTGCAAAGGAAGATTCCACTCACTTCACTGTTTTTCCTG TACAAGATGCTTCGATGGAACATGAGGGACAATTCAAGATCGGATTTGGGCAACCACTG ATATGTGCTCAGTATCCTTATAACGCAGAGCAAAGCTATGGTATATATCTAGCTCAAATCGAG GGAAGTCGTGTGATGCTGCCATCGAACGTGGCTATTGAAGGAGGACCCATTTTTGTGAATGCTAAGCAATACAATGCAATCATGAGACGTCGACGGTGTCGTGCAAAGGCAGAATCAAAGAATCAAGAGATGAAAACTCGCAAG CCATACATGCACCTTTCCCGCCATCTCCACGCCGTGCGCCGCCACAGGGGAGTCGGCGGCCGCTTCCTCAGCGCAAAAGGCTCCAACACTGAGGAAAAAAACAATCAAGCAAAGCATGAGCAGCCGCAGTCGACTGAGTCACAGATGTCTGAAGTCCTAGAATCCGATGGCGGCCATCGTTCCACGAAAGCAAACAGTGGCTCCGAGGTTACTAGCTACCTCCATCACTTCGAGTTCGATCTTCTCCAGCCTTCGTTTCCGCCGTATATGGCTAGTAACTATCTCAAAGTGTGA
- the LOC121747471 gene encoding nuclear transcription factor Y subunit A-2-like isoform X2, with translation MCLNYNDELRRSLLTTTIKCNLVVQDASMEHEGQFKIGFGQPLICAQYPYNAEQSYGIYLAQIEGSRVMLPSNVAIEGGPIFVNAKQYNAIMRRRRCRAKAESKNQEMKTRKPYMHLSRHLHAVRRHRGVGGRFLSAKGSNTEEKNNQAKHEQPQSTESQMSEVLESDGGHRSTKANSGSEVTSYLHHFEFDLLQPSFPPYMASNYLKV, from the exons ATGTGTCTAAACTATAACGACGAATTGAGGAGAAGTCTCCTGACGACAACGATAAAGTGCAACTTAGTTG TACAAGATGCTTCGATGGAACATGAGGGACAATTCAAGATCGGATTTGGGCAACCACTG ATATGTGCTCAGTATCCTTATAACGCAGAGCAAAGCTATGGTATATATCTAGCTCAAATCGAG GGAAGTCGTGTGATGCTGCCATCGAACGTGGCTATTGAAGGAGGACCCATTTTTGTGAATGCTAAGCAATACAATGCAATCATGAGACGTCGACGGTGTCGTGCAAAGGCAGAATCAAAGAATCAAGAGATGAAAACTCGCAAG CCATACATGCACCTTTCCCGCCATCTCCACGCCGTGCGCCGCCACAGGGGAGTCGGCGGCCGCTTCCTCAGCGCAAAAGGCTCCAACACTGAGGAAAAAAACAATCAAGCAAAGCATGAGCAGCCGCAGTCGACTGAGTCACAGATGTCTGAAGTCCTAGAATCCGATGGCGGCCATCGTTCCACGAAAGCAAACAGTGGCTCCGAGGTTACTAGCTACCTCCATCACTTCGAGTTCGATCTTCTCCAGCCTTCGTTTCCGCCGTATATGGCTAGTAACTATCTCAAAGTGTGA
- the LOC121748091 gene encoding probable plastid-lipid-associated protein 4, chloroplastic, with product YTPSILSHLPWPYLPSLRRSPPSHPRISATPQQQPPLFRPTTRHLHLSVNGPRTPHSSWVHRKNKRSTYAEAVKQELLDAIRPLDCGADATPEDQKLIDRLEAVNPTAQPVKSDLLNGKSELIYTTSQPILQTLRPKVFRSRRNYQAINADTLRAQNMESAPFFNQVTAYLTILNAKKVGVKFDYFKLGGLLSHLERKLISV from the exons TACACACCTTCAATCCTTTCCCATCTCCCATGGCCTTATCTGCCCTCTCTCCGCCGTTCGCCACCTTCTCACCCCCGGATCTCCGCCACCCCCCAACAGCAGCCGCCCCTTTTCCGGCCAACAACTCGACACCTCCATCTCAGCGTAAATGGACCGCGAACGCCTCATTCTTCTTGGGTTCATCGAAAAAACAAGAGGAGCACCTACGCAGAAGCCGTAAAGCAAGAGCTTCTCGACGCCATTCGCCCTCTCGACTGCGGCGCCGACGCCACCCCTGAAGATCAAAAACTCATCGATCGT CTTGAAGCAGTGAATCCGACAGCGCAGCCAGTGAAGTCTGATCTGCTGAATGGGAAGTCGGAGCTTATTTACACCACTTCACAACCTATTTTGCAGACATTG AGGCCTAAGGTGTTTAGAAGCAGAAGAAACTATCAAGCAATCAATGCAGATACACTTCGGGCTCAAAACATGGAATCTGCACCTTTCTTCAATCAG GTTACTGCATATTTGACAATTTTGAATGCTAAAAAGGTGGGTGTTAAATTCGACTATTTCAAGCTTGGAGGTTTGTTAAGTCATCTAGAAAGAAAGTTAATTAGTGTATAA
- the LOC121748092 gene encoding uncharacterized protein LOC121748092 → MAAPPQPLLRRRSSVPSSIAVAPLKLNLLLLHHNSSSSSSSDLELLSIKPNSHSYTSLKDLLPTTAVNSPRPSSAHGGSDIGIRNRLVKQAAWAYLQPMSASAGSGGGSSLRRVFPRLAALFDLLRRGAAQAIDWTLRLVWIRSSR, encoded by the coding sequence ATGGCGGCACCGCCGCAGCCTCTCCTCCGTCGCCGGAGTTCGGTCCCCTCCTCGATCGCAGTAGCGCCGCTAAAGCTcaatctcctcctcctccaccacaacagcagctcctcctcctcctccgatcTCGAGCTGCTGTCGATCAAGCCTAATTCGCACAGCTACACCTCGCTGAAGGATCTCCTCCCGACGACGGCTGTCAATTCGCCGCGGCCGAGCTCCGCGCACGGCGGATCCGACATCGGCATCCGGAATCGCCTCGTCAAGCAGGCGGCGTGGGCGTATCTCCAGCCGATGTCCGCCTCCGCCGGATCCGGCGGCGGCAGCTCCCTCCGCCGCGTCTTCCCGCGATTAGCCGCCTTGTTTGATTTGCTCCGCCGCGGCGCCGCGCAGGCTATTGATTGGACGCTCCGGCTTGTCTGGATCCGCAGCTCCAGATAG
- the LOC121747174 gene encoding putative HVA22-like protein g produces the protein MIEELITRTLILVFGYAYPAFQCFKTLEKNKITVPELRFWCQYWVIVALISILERVLDIFISWIPFYRGIKLLLYIYLWHPGTKGTTYMYDKAVQPYVSKHEATIDWGIAELKQRSWDLVVHYWYKSVDMSSKNFIQCLQLLMTQVMNAALSRPQSQEGQSKDDSASAAQANMPPGIFKRNVSEKPMPPGTAGSPTPKSDFIKGQVEARQQQLKSK, from the exons ATGATTGAGGAATTGATTACCAGGACTTTgat CTTGGTGTTTGGATATGCATATCCTGCATTCCAATGTTTCAAAACATTGGAGAAAAACAAAATTACGGTTCCAGAACTTAGGTTCTGGTGCCAATATTG GGTAATTGTGGCGCTAATATCAATTCTGGAGAGGGTTCTTGATATATTTATTTCATG GATCCCTTTCTACCGAGGAATAAAGTTACTATTGTACATTTACTTGTGGCATCCCGGCACTAag GGAACCACATACATGTACGACAAGGCGGTGCAACCTTACGTTTCGAAGCACGAAGCGACAATAGATTGGGGTATAGCAGAATTGAAGCAAAGATCCTGGGATTTGGTAGTTCATTATTGGTACAAAAGCGTAGACATGAGCTCAAAAAACTTTATACAATGTCTTCAGTTATTGATGACTCAAGTCATGAACGCTGCATTATCGAGACCTCAATCACAG GAGGGTCAATCCAAAGACGATTCGGCGTCGGCAGCGCAGGCGAACATGCCACCTGGAATCTTCAAGCGAAACGTTTCCGAGAAGCCGATGCCGCCGGGAACTGCCGGCAGCCCAACCCCTAAATCGGACTTTATAAAG GGTCAGGTTGAGGCGCGTCAACAACAATTGAAGAGTAAATAA
- the LOC121747472 gene encoding lipid droplet-associated hydrolase-like isoform X1, giving the protein MLLRLVSPISALLSNSRSKFPAKCIHSKMGSESKSLVENKKSANYRLANISGFKTDLLEINSNEPKLHVLLIPGNPGVVSFYTEFLESLYELLGGTASVTGISHISQSKKDWESRRLFSLEEQIDHKISFIEQELQDVEVPIILVGHSIGSYISLEVIKRCHKKVTYCIGLYPFLAVNTASSTQTFIRRLAMFPALCTAASAIGALFGALPSELTGFLVKISVGKSWSSSAVEALCTHVQKYHTLRNVLYMAMTEFQTLPEKPDLEFITSKRSQIAFLFGLDDHWGPLQFYEEMKKQVPDASLDVEREGHTHAFSCTAAGSIWVAQHVSSLIRNHTQLAKSS; this is encoded by the exons ATGCTTCTTAGGCTTGTCTCTCCCATTTCAGCACTTCTTTCCAACTCAAG GAGCAAATTTCCGGCTAAGTGTATCCACTCGAAAATGGGCAGTGAAAGCAAGAGTTTGGTCGAGAACAAGAAAAGTGCTAATTACAGACTTGCCAATATTTCAGG ATTTAAGACGGATTTATTGGAGATTAATAGCAATGAGCCTAAGTTACATGTGTTGTTAATCCCAGGCAACCCAG GTGTTGTGTCATTTTACACAGAATTTTTGGAGTCACTGTATGAGCTACTGGGAGGGACTGCCTCTGTCACAG GTATTAGCCACATATCGCAATCGAAAAAG GATTGGGAGTCTCGGAGGTTGTTCTCGTTAGAAGAACAAATTGATCACAAG ATAAGCTTTATTGAGCAGGAACTTCAAGATGTTGAAGTACCTATTATTCTG GTTGGCCATTCCATTGGTTCGTATATATCTCTTGAAGTAATTAAGAGATGTCACAAGAAG GTTACATATTGCATTGGTTTGTACCCTTTTTTGGCTGTGAACACTGCATCCTCTACACAGACATTCATTAGAAGACTTGCAAT GTTTCCAGCTCTATGTACTGCAGCTAGTGCCATCGGGGCCTTGTTTGGAGCCCTCCCATCGGAGCTCACAGGATTCCTTGTAAAAATATCCGTCGGGAAGTCATGGTCTTCTTCTGCTGTTGAGGCTCTATGCACACACGTTCAGAAG TATCATACGCTACGAAATGTGCTGTATATGGCAATGACCGAATTTCAGACA CTACCAGAAAAACCAGATTTGGAATTCATCACGAGCAAGAGAAGCCAGATTGCTTTTCTTTTTGGCCTCGATGATCACTGGGGTCCTCTACAATTTTATGAAGAG ATGAAAAAACAGGTACCCGATGCAAGTCTTGACGTTGAACGCGAGGGTCATACTCATGCTTTCTCCTGCACTGCAGCTGGCTCGATATGGGTTGCTCAGCACGTCTCGAGTTTGATCAGGAACCACACACAACTAGCAAAAAGCAGTTGA
- the LOC121747472 gene encoding lipid droplet-associated hydrolase-like isoform X2 — translation MLLRLVSPISALLSNSRSKFPAKCIHSKMGSESKSLVENKKSANYRLANISGFKTDLLEINSNEPKLHVLLIPGNPEFLESLYELLGGTASVTGISHISQSKKDWESRRLFSLEEQIDHKISFIEQELQDVEVPIILVGHSIGSYISLEVIKRCHKKVTYCIGLYPFLAVNTASSTQTFIRRLAMFPALCTAASAIGALFGALPSELTGFLVKISVGKSWSSSAVEALCTHVQKYHTLRNVLYMAMTEFQTLPEKPDLEFITSKRSQIAFLFGLDDHWGPLQFYEEMKKQVPDASLDVEREGHTHAFSCTAAGSIWVAQHVSSLIRNHTQLAKSS, via the exons ATGCTTCTTAGGCTTGTCTCTCCCATTTCAGCACTTCTTTCCAACTCAAG GAGCAAATTTCCGGCTAAGTGTATCCACTCGAAAATGGGCAGTGAAAGCAAGAGTTTGGTCGAGAACAAGAAAAGTGCTAATTACAGACTTGCCAATATTTCAGG ATTTAAGACGGATTTATTGGAGATTAATAGCAATGAGCCTAAGTTACATGTGTTGTTAATCCCAGGCAACCCAG AATTTTTGGAGTCACTGTATGAGCTACTGGGAGGGACTGCCTCTGTCACAG GTATTAGCCACATATCGCAATCGAAAAAG GATTGGGAGTCTCGGAGGTTGTTCTCGTTAGAAGAACAAATTGATCACAAG ATAAGCTTTATTGAGCAGGAACTTCAAGATGTTGAAGTACCTATTATTCTG GTTGGCCATTCCATTGGTTCGTATATATCTCTTGAAGTAATTAAGAGATGTCACAAGAAG GTTACATATTGCATTGGTTTGTACCCTTTTTTGGCTGTGAACACTGCATCCTCTACACAGACATTCATTAGAAGACTTGCAAT GTTTCCAGCTCTATGTACTGCAGCTAGTGCCATCGGGGCCTTGTTTGGAGCCCTCCCATCGGAGCTCACAGGATTCCTTGTAAAAATATCCGTCGGGAAGTCATGGTCTTCTTCTGCTGTTGAGGCTCTATGCACACACGTTCAGAAG TATCATACGCTACGAAATGTGCTGTATATGGCAATGACCGAATTTCAGACA CTACCAGAAAAACCAGATTTGGAATTCATCACGAGCAAGAGAAGCCAGATTGCTTTTCTTTTTGGCCTCGATGATCACTGGGGTCCTCTACAATTTTATGAAGAG ATGAAAAAACAGGTACCCGATGCAAGTCTTGACGTTGAACGCGAGGGTCATACTCATGCTTTCTCCTGCACTGCAGCTGGCTCGATATGGGTTGCTCAGCACGTCTCGAGTTTGATCAGGAACCACACACAACTAGCAAAAAGCAGTTGA
- the LOC121747472 gene encoding lipid droplet-associated hydrolase-like isoform X4, giving the protein MLLRLVSPISALLSNSRSKFPAKCIHSKMGSESKSLVENKKSANYRLANISGFKTDLLEINSNEPKLHVLLIPGNPGVVSFYTEFLESLYELLGGTASVTGISHISQSKKDWESRRLFSLEEQIDHKISFIEQELQDVEVPIILVGHSIGSYISLEVIKRCHKKVTYCIGLYPFLAVNTASSTQTFIRRLAMFPALCTAASAIGALFGALPSELTGFLVKISVGKSWSSSAVEALCTHVQKYHTLRNVLYMAMTEFQTLPEKPDLEFITSKRSQIAFLFGLDDHWGPLQFYEEHR; this is encoded by the exons ATGCTTCTTAGGCTTGTCTCTCCCATTTCAGCACTTCTTTCCAACTCAAG GAGCAAATTTCCGGCTAAGTGTATCCACTCGAAAATGGGCAGTGAAAGCAAGAGTTTGGTCGAGAACAAGAAAAGTGCTAATTACAGACTTGCCAATATTTCAGG ATTTAAGACGGATTTATTGGAGATTAATAGCAATGAGCCTAAGTTACATGTGTTGTTAATCCCAGGCAACCCAG GTGTTGTGTCATTTTACACAGAATTTTTGGAGTCACTGTATGAGCTACTGGGAGGGACTGCCTCTGTCACAG GTATTAGCCACATATCGCAATCGAAAAAG GATTGGGAGTCTCGGAGGTTGTTCTCGTTAGAAGAACAAATTGATCACAAG ATAAGCTTTATTGAGCAGGAACTTCAAGATGTTGAAGTACCTATTATTCTG GTTGGCCATTCCATTGGTTCGTATATATCTCTTGAAGTAATTAAGAGATGTCACAAGAAG GTTACATATTGCATTGGTTTGTACCCTTTTTTGGCTGTGAACACTGCATCCTCTACACAGACATTCATTAGAAGACTTGCAAT GTTTCCAGCTCTATGTACTGCAGCTAGTGCCATCGGGGCCTTGTTTGGAGCCCTCCCATCGGAGCTCACAGGATTCCTTGTAAAAATATCCGTCGGGAAGTCATGGTCTTCTTCTGCTGTTGAGGCTCTATGCACACACGTTCAGAAG TATCATACGCTACGAAATGTGCTGTATATGGCAATGACCGAATTTCAGACA CTACCAGAAAAACCAGATTTGGAATTCATCACGAGCAAGAGAAGCCAGATTGCTTTTCTTTTTGGCCTCGATGATCACTGGGGTCCTCTACAATTTTATGAAGAG CACAGATGA
- the LOC121747472 gene encoding lipid droplet-associated hydrolase-like isoform X3 — MGSESKSLVENKKSANYRLANISGFKTDLLEINSNEPKLHVLLIPGNPGVVSFYTEFLESLYELLGGTASVTGISHISQSKKDWESRRLFSLEEQIDHKISFIEQELQDVEVPIILVGHSIGSYISLEVIKRCHKKVTYCIGLYPFLAVNTASSTQTFIRRLAMFPALCTAASAIGALFGALPSELTGFLVKISVGKSWSSSAVEALCTHVQKYHTLRNVLYMAMTEFQTLPEKPDLEFITSKRSQIAFLFGLDDHWGPLQFYEEMKKQVPDASLDVEREGHTHAFSCTAAGSIWVAQHVSSLIRNHTQLAKSS, encoded by the exons ATGGGCAGTGAAAGCAAGAGTTTGGTCGAGAACAAGAAAAGTGCTAATTACAGACTTGCCAATATTTCAGG ATTTAAGACGGATTTATTGGAGATTAATAGCAATGAGCCTAAGTTACATGTGTTGTTAATCCCAGGCAACCCAG GTGTTGTGTCATTTTACACAGAATTTTTGGAGTCACTGTATGAGCTACTGGGAGGGACTGCCTCTGTCACAG GTATTAGCCACATATCGCAATCGAAAAAG GATTGGGAGTCTCGGAGGTTGTTCTCGTTAGAAGAACAAATTGATCACAAG ATAAGCTTTATTGAGCAGGAACTTCAAGATGTTGAAGTACCTATTATTCTG GTTGGCCATTCCATTGGTTCGTATATATCTCTTGAAGTAATTAAGAGATGTCACAAGAAG GTTACATATTGCATTGGTTTGTACCCTTTTTTGGCTGTGAACACTGCATCCTCTACACAGACATTCATTAGAAGACTTGCAAT GTTTCCAGCTCTATGTACTGCAGCTAGTGCCATCGGGGCCTTGTTTGGAGCCCTCCCATCGGAGCTCACAGGATTCCTTGTAAAAATATCCGTCGGGAAGTCATGGTCTTCTTCTGCTGTTGAGGCTCTATGCACACACGTTCAGAAG TATCATACGCTACGAAATGTGCTGTATATGGCAATGACCGAATTTCAGACA CTACCAGAAAAACCAGATTTGGAATTCATCACGAGCAAGAGAAGCCAGATTGCTTTTCTTTTTGGCCTCGATGATCACTGGGGTCCTCTACAATTTTATGAAGAG ATGAAAAAACAGGTACCCGATGCAAGTCTTGACGTTGAACGCGAGGGTCATACTCATGCTTTCTCCTGCACTGCAGCTGGCTCGATATGGGTTGCTCAGCACGTCTCGAGTTTGATCAGGAACCACACACAACTAGCAAAAAGCAGTTGA
- the LOC121747384 gene encoding transcription repressor OFP13-like, giving the protein MKFPFPFKSSEITTTAAASWSWPSCATSSRTRSFRAPDPHQHAASNRESAVVSGLRSERLFFEPGATSSALAEAELGGGDRESERGGGSALVVAMNSRDPFLDFRASMAEMVEGGGERDWGFLEELLEWYLRVNDESNHGYIVDAFVDLVMDEYSSSSSSSIATDSSSSSSSSV; this is encoded by the coding sequence ATGAAATTcccatttcccttcaaatccaGCGAAATAACAACCACCGCCGCCGCGTCGTGGTCGTGGCCCAGCTGCGCAACCTCCTCGAGAACACGCTCCTTCCGCGCCCCTGATCCACACCAACACGCAGCCTCAAATCGAGAATCCGCCGTGGTCAGCGGGCTGAGATCGGAGCGCCTCTTCTTCGAGCCCGGCGCGACGAGTTCCGCGCTGGCGGAGGCAGAATTAGGCGGCGGAGATAGAGAATCGGAGCGCGGCGGCGGCTCGGCGTTGGTGGTGGCGATGAATTCGAGGGATCCGTTTCTGGATTTTAGGGCTTCGATGGCGGAGATGGTGGAGGGCGGCGGGGAGAGGGATTGGGGGTTTTTGGAGGAGCTGCTGGAGTGGTATCTCAGAGTTAACGATGAGAGCAACCATGGATACATAGTTGATGCTTTTGTGGATTTGGTCATGGATGAATAcagctcttcttcttcttcttcaattgctACCGATTCgtcttcttcgtcttcttcttctgtttGA
- the LOC121748105 gene encoding ubiquitin-conjugating enzyme E2 variant 1D-like: MTLGSGGSSVVVPRNFRLLEELERGEKGIGDGTVSYGMDDGDDIYMRSWTGTIIGPHNSVHEGRIYQLKLFCDKDYPEKPPSVRFHSRINMTSVNHETGVVEPKKFGPLANWQREYTMEDILTQLKKEMAAPHNRKLVQPPEGTYF; the protein is encoded by the exons TTCCTCGAAATTTCAGGTTGTTGGAGGAACTTGAGCGTGGTGAAAAGGGAATTGGTGATGGTACTGTAAGCTATGGAATGGATGACGGGGATGATATCTATATGCGCTCGTGGACTGGCACCATTATAGGTCCTCACAAT TCTGTGCATGAGGGACGCATATATCAGTTGAAGCTATTTTGTGACAAAGATTATCCGGAGAAGCCTCCCAGTGTTCGTTTCCATTCCCGGATTAACATGACTAGTGTAAACCATGAAACTGGAGTG GTCGAACCAAAAAAGTTTGGGCCTCTAGCGAATTGGCAGAGGGAGTACACAATGGAGGACATACTGACACAGCTGAAGAAGGAGATGGCTGCTCCACACAACCGCAAGCTCGTCCAGCCACCTGAAGGAACCTATTTCTAG